From the genome of Hyalangium minutum:
AGCCGCCACCCTCCGCGCAAGCCCTTGTCGACACCTGCACGCGGCCCTCCCAATCCAAGAAGACGTGTTCCAGGTCAATGGCCCGGTGGACGATGCCCAACGAGCGCCTGCGCTCGTCCTGGGCCGTGTGTGCGTGGTGAAGGGCGCCCGCCACCTGGGCGCCCACGTGCAGCGCGAAGAGGGGAGAGAACCACCGTCTGCACTCCGTGACGAGTGCGAGAACATCATTCAACGAATTGCCGGACGGATGATCGGTGATGACGTACCAAGCCCCCTCCGCCTTGGGCAGCCCGTGGACGCGGACAAACTGCGGGTGCTGGAGAGGGCGCTAGTCGTAGGGATAGAACGGTGTCACCTCCACCTCTCCGCTGTTGGCGGCTTTCGTGGCGCCGTCCTTGTCCATCGAGTACCCCTTGCGGCTTCGCCCGATGATGCACACAGGAAAGTCTTCCTTTCCGGGCAACTTCGCGCGCTCGTACTTCACGAGCACCGCAGCGGGTTCTTTCCTCCCCTTGGCTGTCTCGTCTTGCGGATCCACGTAGACGCGCCCCCACAGCTTGGTGCCCGGGGGGGCCTTCTTGTACTGCTCGCGGTCAAGGCCCGTGTCAGGAACGATTGCCACGATTTCAGCACCGGGGCGGAAAATCACCTCGTCCGAGTCGCGGTCAAAGCGGTCATCCAGCGCGACATCGAAGCGATACCCAGCCTCCCAGCCTTGCTCAAGCATGACTTTTTGTGTCCGCTCGGGGCACTTGAAAGGCTCGGGCCTGATGGGGGCCCCGGTGCATCCGGCAGCCACGGCGGCGAGAAACGCGAGTGCCCTGCACACCGTCGCGCTCGGGGGTTGCTTCTCTGCGCGAGAGGGGCGCGCCGGCTTGGGGGCTTCTGGCTTCTGGGTCGTCACTGTTGAACCTTCCTTCTGTGTGTCCGCAGGAACTGCGGGGCCTCTGTCCACCGCTCGCATGGGGACAGGCGTGGACATAGCAGGAGCGCTCTCAAGTGGGGCCATGGGGACAGCAGTGGCAGGCATCGGCGCAGGGGCCCCGCGAGGCGCCGGCGCTGGTGTGGGCGTGGGCACTGCTCCAGGCCAGAGCACGAGCGCAACGGCAAGGCAGGCCGCCACGAGGCCGCCCCCCGCAAGCACCGTACGCGCGTGGAGCCGCCCCGCAGGGGCGCTCAGCGTGGCCCCTGCGCGCCCCTGCGGCTCCTCCCGTGCGACAGGCTTCTCAGCCTTCGAGAGCTCGGGGGAGCGCTGCTTCGAGGGAAGATGCACCGGCTCCAGGTATTCAGCGCTCGTGACGGCTGCCAGCTCCGCCGCTTCGCGCCGCAGGGCTTCGGTATCAACGGGGCGCTTGCCTGGGTCACGCGCCAGGAGGCTCTGCACCCAGTTGCTCACGGCCACGGGTACGCGGGGATTCAGCTTGTGGACAGGTTGCGGCGTACGGATGACGCTGTTGATGGGCTCCCTGGGGCGCACCTC
Proteins encoded in this window:
- a CDS encoding serine/threonine protein kinase codes for the protein MDSSSSGAHEVSHRGAPRHDGARRTDTGILLLFLGHPNIVQPCGYGYLPDKASGNVYLVLDYVDGWTLAEWMERKHPTVHEVLSVFVKMAAALAYMHSRGVLHRDLKLANVLIRKSDGEPIIIDLGGASHALAEDLTEEGLPPGTDRFRAPEQFKFLREHKEEHRARYAFQVSDEIFAYGVMLYDLLTDPRPTEVRPREPINSVIRTPQPVHKLNPRVPVAVSNWVQSLLARDPGKRPVDTEALRREAAELAAVTSAEYLEPVHLPSKQRSPELSKAEKPVAREEPQGRAGATLSAPAGRLHARTVLAGGGLVAACLAVALVLWPGAVPTPTPAPAPRGAPAPMPATAVPMAPLESAPAMSTPVPMRAVDRGPAVPADTQKEGSTVTTQKPEAPKPARPSRAEKQPPSATVCRALAFLAAVAAGCTGAPIRPEPFKCPERTQKVMLEQGWEAGYRFDVALDDRFDRDSDEVIFRPGAEIVAIVPDTGLDREQYKKAPPGTKLWGRVYVDPQDETAKGRKEPAAVLVKYERAKLPGKEDFPVCIIGRSRKGYSMDKDGATKAANSGEVEVTPFYPYD